From the genome of Ectobacillus sp. JY-23, one region includes:
- a CDS encoding metalloregulator ArsR/SmtB family transcription factor, whose product MIEEKEDACLESCSQTIIHREVIEEVKSSIPDDDSLQNVAELFKVLGDRTRTRILHALFASEMCVCDLAYLLGMTQSAISHQLRVLKQAKLVKNRKEGKVVYYSLLDDHVKAIFEQAFAHVKEEN is encoded by the coding sequence ATGATTGAAGAAAAAGAAGACGCATGCTTGGAAAGCTGTAGCCAAACGATCATCCATAGAGAAGTAATTGAAGAAGTCAAATCATCCATTCCTGATGATGATAGCCTCCAGAATGTGGCGGAATTATTTAAGGTACTGGGCGATCGCACCCGAACGCGCATTTTACACGCGTTATTTGCCAGTGAAATGTGTGTATGCGATTTGGCGTATTTGCTGGGTATGACGCAATCCGCTATCTCTCATCAGCTGCGGGTGCTAAAACAGGCCAAACTCGTTAAAAACCGCAAGGAAGGCAAGGTTGTCTACTATTCCCTTTTAGATGATCATGTAAAGGCAATTTTTGAACAGGCTTTTGCGCATGTTAAAGAAGAGAATTGA
- a CDS encoding heavy metal translocating P-type ATPase produces MEKTAKRQLVLDGLDCANCAAKIENGVGQLDGISSCAVNFVNKTLTIEADAARADAVVTDVKQLVHKLEPHITATEPGQKATFFLNGLDCANCALKIETQVKELPHVVDGHLDFVSKKLTISVADKEQLSAVTNEMKAIVKRLEPDVQVTTAEKTEEASDIKSIIAKLAIGGALGLLAFTLPVPDWIALILFVTAYFIAGGDVILKAGRNIVRGQIFDENFLMALATLGAFAIGEYPEAVAVMLFYQLGELFQSIAVNRSRRSISALLQIRPDYANVQRGDDILQVAPESVRVGDIIIIKPGEKVPLDGKVRSGMSMLDTSALTGESMPREAVPGNEVLSGFINNSGVLTVEVTKEFGESTVSKILDLVQNASSRKAPTENFITKFARYYTPGVVITAAALALLPPLLLEGATFSEWIYRALVFLVISCPCALVVSIPLGFFGGIGGASKHGILVKGSNYLEALNDVTHVVFDKTGTLTKGKFAVTTVHPIDMTKEELLQYAAYAEVHSNHPIALSIRNAYGTNIDDALISDYTEIAGHGITVKADGRTIVAGNAKLMQKENIAYTEPTEIGTVVHVAVDGRYAGYLVITDAIKEDAAKAISELRALGITKTVMLTGDSKAVGDAVGRALGLDEVHAELLPHEKVDEMEKLYAQKGAKEKLIFVGDGINDTPVLARADVGFAMGGLGSDAAIEAADVVIMNDEPSKIAAAIRIAKRTRRIVWQNIIFALGVKAGFLLLGAFGIATMWEAVFSDVGVTVLAILNAMRVLRVKDL; encoded by the coding sequence ATGGAGAAAACAGCGAAACGGCAGCTTGTGCTGGATGGACTCGATTGTGCGAACTGTGCAGCCAAGATTGAAAATGGGGTTGGACAATTAGATGGCATTTCTTCCTGCGCAGTGAATTTTGTCAATAAAACATTAACGATTGAAGCGGACGCGGCGCGGGCAGATGCTGTAGTCACAGATGTAAAGCAGCTTGTTCACAAGCTCGAGCCGCATATTACTGCAACCGAACCGGGCCAAAAGGCAACCTTTTTCTTAAACGGGCTTGACTGTGCGAACTGTGCGCTAAAAATTGAAACGCAGGTAAAAGAGCTTCCGCATGTTGTTGACGGCCACCTTGACTTTGTATCCAAAAAGCTCACGATTTCCGTTGCCGATAAGGAGCAGCTCAGTGCCGTAACCAATGAAATGAAAGCCATTGTCAAACGCTTAGAGCCCGATGTACAGGTAACAACGGCTGAAAAAACAGAGGAAGCAAGCGACATCAAGAGTATTATTGCAAAGCTTGCGATTGGCGGTGCGCTCGGCTTGCTTGCATTTACCCTACCCGTTCCGGACTGGATCGCGCTTATTTTGTTTGTAACAGCGTACTTTATTGCCGGCGGTGATGTCATTTTAAAAGCTGGTCGCAATATCGTCCGCGGGCAGATATTTGATGAAAACTTCTTGATGGCGCTGGCGACACTTGGTGCTTTCGCAATCGGTGAGTATCCCGAGGCAGTTGCCGTCATGCTGTTTTATCAGCTTGGCGAATTGTTTCAAAGCATTGCGGTTAACCGCTCCCGTCGTTCTATCAGCGCATTACTCCAGATTCGTCCTGATTACGCTAATGTACAGCGCGGCGACGACATACTACAAGTAGCGCCGGAAAGCGTTCGTGTCGGCGATATTATTATCATTAAGCCAGGTGAAAAAGTACCGCTTGACGGCAAGGTACGAAGCGGTATGTCTATGCTCGATACGTCTGCTTTAACAGGTGAATCCATGCCGCGAGAAGCAGTGCCTGGTAATGAAGTGCTAAGCGGCTTTATCAACAACAGCGGCGTGTTGACTGTTGAAGTAACAAAGGAATTTGGTGAATCGACCGTCAGCAAAATTTTGGACCTTGTCCAAAACGCCAGCAGCCGGAAAGCTCCAACGGAAAACTTTATCACCAAATTCGCCCGTTATTACACACCTGGTGTTGTTATCACAGCCGCCGCGCTCGCGTTACTCCCGCCGCTTTTATTAGAAGGTGCAACTTTTTCTGAATGGATTTATCGCGCGCTCGTGTTCTTGGTTATTTCTTGTCCATGCGCTCTTGTTGTCTCCATTCCGCTCGGCTTTTTTGGCGGCATCGGCGGTGCATCCAAGCACGGCATCTTGGTAAAAGGCAGCAACTATTTAGAAGCGCTCAACGATGTAACACATGTTGTCTTTGATAAAACTGGTACGTTGACAAAAGGTAAATTTGCAGTAACAACCGTTCATCCTATTGATATGACGAAGGAAGAGCTATTGCAGTACGCTGCTTACGCAGAAGTGCATTCAAATCACCCGATTGCTCTTTCGATTCGAAACGCTTACGGTACAAATATCGATGACGCGCTGATTTCGGATTACACAGAAATCGCCGGGCACGGAATTACGGTCAAAGCGGATGGCCGGACTATTGTAGCCGGTAATGCAAAGCTCATGCAAAAAGAGAACATTGCCTATACGGAGCCAACTGAAATTGGTACGGTTGTACATGTGGCTGTGGATGGGCGCTACGCGGGCTACCTCGTGATTACTGATGCCATTAAGGAAGATGCAGCGAAGGCTATTTCCGAACTGCGTGCTCTTGGTATTACGAAAACGGTAATGCTGACCGGTGACAGCAAGGCGGTCGGTGATGCGGTCGGCCGTGCGCTTGGTCTTGATGAAGTACATGCGGAATTGTTGCCGCATGAAAAGGTTGATGAAATGGAAAAACTGTACGCGCAAAAAGGAGCGAAAGAAAAGCTTATCTTTGTCGGCGATGGTATCAATGATACACCTGTTTTAGCAAGAGCTGACGTTGGGTTTGCCATGGGCGGTCTTGGCTCTGACGCCGCAATTGAAGCTGCGGATGTAGTGATTATGAACGACGAGCCTTCTAAAATCGCAGCGGCCATTCGCATCGCAAAACGCACACGCCGCATTGTGTGGCAAAATATTATTTTCGCACTTGGTGTGAAGGCTGGCTTTTTATTACTTGGCGCCTTCGGCATCGCAACGATGTGGGAAGCGGTTTTCTCCGACGTTGGTGTAACTGTACTAGCCATTTTAAATGCCATGCGGGTGTTACGTGTAAAAGATTTATAA
- the dacB gene encoding D-alanyl-D-alanine carboxypeptidase/D-alanyl-D-alanine-endopeptidase → MKRTMKWLISFLLMLQLIQLPVYAESGTSVVTSISQIDQLVANLPKSASTIGMRAGISVYNTKTGESVYQHDADKTFVPASNLKLYVTAAALDRLGEEYRFRTEVYTTGHVNPQGTLLGDVVIKGYGDPSLSKADLTALAVKLKDAGVKAVNGNILVDDSYYDDMRLGEGWMWDDEIYTYSAQISALAVNENVVDLSISAAGVEVEPRNDVVKIDNRASVVEGTKTDLTIDRQRGSDTIVITGTIGKDAAPYTDQITVEDPALFAADAWKYALRENGIALKKAKVEKTAGVQGTPLVVHESQPLSALIVRLNKESDNFYAEMLVKQLGASQKGEGSFDAGADVIATFLEKAGIPTNYKQVDGSGLSRLNLISPKQMAQLLTYVDKQPYQEAFERSLPIAGVDGTLKSRMKGTSAEKNVRAKTGSMSGVNGLSGYVTGANGDKLAFSVFLNGVRTSRTATNFQDAVGVLLTQYPAIMDEGAPSVPDTFLLTSLLDPILDQEALKGVTAGVVVGSLDRNNGILYSRNADALLTPASNMKLLTTAAALKALGADYTFKTELYTTALPDKHGRVNGDVIIKGYGDPTLQTEDPSGQASGTQVARLVQALKDQHITAIEGDIIVDDSQYDAQRLGTGWAWDDETYGYNPQISALSVNRSAVRVEYEAGTRAGQPVVYRMVPNTRHIQIINEAKTVAAGADNTFTVEKERGTNIIRLQGELPIGEAPDYERIAVEEPSLYAGTVIKEEMEKEGIQVDKRAEVKAGTVNAQAQKMAEVSSLPLRDIIMFMNKNSDNFYAEMLLKRLGADKKGIGSASAGAQVVRESLQLYGINPIFRMVDGSGLSRYNTLSAVHMATLLRSVATESFFDAYYGALPIAGVDGTLRNRMKETLAQNNVYAKTGTLQGVSGLSGYVKTKDGERLYFSILLNGYTSTSRNLTSAQDQIATALAELSFQ, encoded by the coding sequence ATGAAACGTACAATGAAATGGCTGATTAGCTTTTTGCTCATGCTTCAGCTTATACAGCTACCTGTTTACGCAGAAAGCGGGACAAGTGTGGTCACATCGATTTCACAAATCGATCAGCTCGTCGCCAATTTACCGAAAAGCGCGAGTACCATCGGGATGCGAGCTGGAATTTCGGTGTACAACACCAAAACAGGAGAAAGTGTGTATCAGCATGATGCGGATAAAACCTTTGTGCCTGCATCGAATTTAAAGCTATATGTAACAGCTGCTGCGCTAGACAGACTTGGAGAAGAGTATCGCTTTCGTACAGAGGTGTATACAACCGGCCATGTAAATCCACAAGGGACATTACTCGGAGATGTCGTTATAAAGGGCTATGGCGACCCGTCATTGTCTAAAGCGGATTTAACAGCGCTTGCTGTCAAATTGAAGGACGCGGGTGTTAAAGCAGTGAATGGAAACATCCTCGTTGATGATAGCTATTATGATGATATGCGCCTTGGGGAAGGCTGGATGTGGGATGATGAAATCTATACATACAGCGCACAAATCAGCGCATTGGCCGTTAATGAAAATGTAGTAGACCTATCCATTAGTGCGGCCGGCGTGGAGGTGGAGCCCCGCAATGACGTTGTGAAAATCGACAACCGAGCAAGTGTAGTGGAAGGTACCAAAACCGACCTGACTATCGATAGACAGCGCGGCAGTGATACTATCGTGATTACAGGTACAATCGGGAAAGATGCCGCTCCTTACACTGACCAAATAACAGTGGAAGATCCAGCACTTTTTGCAGCTGACGCATGGAAGTATGCCCTGCGAGAGAATGGCATTGCTCTTAAAAAAGCAAAAGTTGAAAAAACAGCTGGTGTGCAGGGAACACCGCTTGTTGTACATGAATCACAGCCGCTTAGCGCTTTAATCGTAAGACTCAATAAAGAAAGTGACAATTTTTATGCGGAAATGCTTGTAAAACAGCTTGGGGCATCTCAAAAAGGCGAGGGAAGCTTTGATGCCGGCGCTGATGTGATTGCTACATTTTTAGAAAAAGCCGGTATTCCTACAAATTACAAGCAAGTAGATGGCTCTGGTCTCTCGCGCTTAAATTTAATATCACCGAAGCAAATGGCACAGCTGTTGACCTATGTGGACAAGCAGCCCTATCAAGAGGCGTTCGAGCGTTCCTTGCCAATCGCGGGTGTGGACGGGACATTGAAGTCCCGTATGAAAGGAACCAGCGCTGAAAAGAATGTGCGTGCAAAAACAGGTTCGATGAGCGGCGTAAATGGTCTCTCCGGTTATGTGACCGGGGCAAACGGCGACAAGCTAGCATTTTCCGTGTTTTTGAACGGTGTGCGCACTTCTAGAACTGCGACAAATTTTCAAGATGCGGTAGGGGTACTATTAACGCAATACCCGGCCATTATGGACGAGGGTGCACCATCTGTTCCGGATACGTTCCTGCTTACTTCATTGCTTGACCCCATTTTAGATCAAGAAGCGTTAAAAGGTGTGACGGCAGGTGTGGTGGTTGGCTCCTTGGATCGTAACAACGGTATTTTGTATAGTCGTAATGCGGATGCCCTGTTGACCCCGGCTTCCAACATGAAGCTGCTGACAACTGCAGCAGCGCTGAAGGCACTTGGTGCGGACTATACATTTAAAACAGAACTATATACGACTGCGCTGCCTGACAAGCATGGTCGTGTAAACGGTGATGTTATCATCAAAGGCTACGGAGATCCGACGCTGCAAACGGAAGACCCGTCCGGCCAAGCTAGCGGCACGCAGGTAGCAAGGCTGGTTCAGGCGTTAAAAGACCAGCACATTACTGCAATCGAGGGAGATATTATCGTAGATGACAGTCAGTACGATGCGCAGCGCTTAGGTACGGGCTGGGCGTGGGATGATGAAACATACGGATATAACCCGCAAATCAGCGCATTATCTGTAAACAGAAGTGCCGTTCGAGTGGAGTATGAGGCTGGTACGCGCGCTGGGCAACCAGTCGTCTATCGTATGGTGCCGAATACTAGGCACATACAAATTATCAATGAGGCAAAAACGGTAGCTGCTGGTGCGGACAATACGTTTACGGTAGAAAAGGAGCGCGGCACGAACATCATTCGTTTACAAGGTGAGTTACCAATTGGTGAAGCACCGGATTATGAACGGATTGCTGTGGAGGAACCATCCTTGTATGCTGGAACGGTAATCAAAGAAGAAATGGAAAAAGAAGGTATTCAGGTTGATAAGCGGGCAGAGGTGAAGGCAGGTACAGTAAATGCTCAAGCACAAAAAATGGCCGAGGTTTCTTCACTTCCTCTGCGTGATATTATCATGTTTATGAACAAAAACAGTGATAATTTTTATGCAGAGATGCTTCTGAAGCGACTGGGTGCTGACAAAAAGGGAATCGGAAGCGCCAGTGCCGGTGCGCAGGTGGTACGAGAAAGCCTGCAGCTGTATGGCATCAACCCTATTTTCAGAATGGTGGACGGCTCCGGTCTCAGCCGTTATAACACCCTCTCTGCGGTGCATATGGCCACCTTGCTTCGCAGCGTCGCGACCGAATCATTTTTTGACGCCTATTATGGCGCCCTGCCGATTGCCGGTGTGGACGGTACGCTCCGAAATCGGATGAAAGAAACGCTGGCACAAAACAATGTGTATGCGAAAACAGGCACCCTGCAAGGTGTGAGCGGCTTGTCAGGCTATGTGAAGACGAAAGACGGGGAACGCTTGTATTTCTCGATTTTACTGAACGGTTATACATCTACTTCTCGCAACCTTACAAGCGCGCAGGATCAAATCGCAACCGCCTTGGCAGAGTTATCATTTCAATAA